A region from the Solibacillus sp. FSL H8-0523 genome encodes:
- a CDS encoding thioredoxin family protein — MEQWTRPEWEQTIQQQGKSAFFIYTPLCGTCDVAKKFLGVIEQLLPDLPLGMANINYLGDLAYELKIESVPCLIVSNNGEIEQKIYAFQSVPYLYEILKK, encoded by the coding sequence ATGGAACAATGGACAAGACCAGAATGGGAACAAACGATACAGCAACAAGGGAAAAGTGCATTTTTTATTTATACACCGCTTTGTGGCACATGTGATGTGGCCAAGAAATTTTTGGGAGTGATTGAGCAATTACTACCAGATTTGCCCCTAGGTATGGCAAATATCAACTATTTAGGGGATTTAGCATATGAGCTAAAAATTGAAAGTGTGCCTTGTTTAATCGTTTCGAATAACGGAGAGATCGAACAAAAAATCTATGCATTTCAATCCGTACCATATTTGTACGAAATATTAAAAAAATAA